The Immundisolibacter sp. genome window below encodes:
- a CDS encoding TIGR04211 family SH3 domain-containing protein gives MTRNRCALTLALALLAATPAAVGAPAEANPPTAEVLDPVQALRVLKKEHEALLAQQPTLQDAAAQADVLANHNRQLEQQLQTLQAQLDGLRGELVALQTDERRQWLVIGAGVLGAGMLLGLILPALRWRRRPRRGGFH, from the coding sequence ATGACCCGAAACCGATGTGCACTTACCCTCGCGTTGGCCCTGCTGGCCGCCACTCCGGCAGCCGTTGGCGCGCCCGCTGAGGCGAACCCGCCGACCGCCGAGGTGCTCGACCCGGTGCAGGCATTGCGCGTCTTGAAAAAAGAACACGAAGCCCTGCTGGCGCAACAGCCGACGCTGCAGGATGCCGCGGCGCAGGCCGACGTACTGGCCAATCACAACCGGCAACTGGAACAACAGCTACAGACCCTGCAAGCCCAGTTGGACGGACTGCGCGGCGAACTGGTGGCCTTGCAAACGGACGAACGGCGCCAGTGGCTGGTAATCGGCGCCGGGGTGCTGGGGGCGGGCATGCTACTTGGTTTGATTCTGCCCGCTCTGCGCTGGCGTCGACGACCACGTCGGGGCGGTTTTCATTGA